In a single window of the Platichthys flesus chromosome 5, fPlaFle2.1, whole genome shotgun sequence genome:
- the LOC133954332 gene encoding salivary glue protein Sgs-3-like, protein MLLIILIQLLIVASANAQATTTVAPTTAAPTTVAATTAAPTTAAPTTAAPTTVAPTTAATTTVAATNAAPTTVAPTTAAPTTAAPTTAAPTTAAPTTAAPTTAAPTTVAPTTAAPTTVAPTTAAPTTPATGATTTTTAAGATNTAAHAGIVSVSSLVFCHFSVVLFMSLCTV, encoded by the exons ATGCTCCTGATCATCCTGATTCAACTCCTGATCGTCG CATCAGCAAATGCCCAGGCaaccaccactgtagcacctacaactgcagcacccaccactgtagcagctacaactgcagcacccaccactgcagcacctacaactgcagcacccaccactgtagcacctacaactgcagcaaccaccactgtagcagctacaaatgcagcacccaccactgtagcacctacaactgcagcacccaccactgcagcacctacaactgcagcacctacaactgcagcacccaccactgcagcacctacaaccgcagcacccaccactgtagcacctacaactgcagcacccaccactgtagcacctacaactgcagcacccaccacgcCAGCTACTggtgccaccaccaccaccacggctgctGGTGCCACTAACACTGCAGCACATGCTGGGATCGTATCCGTGAGCAGTCTGGTGTTCTGTCACTTCAGTGTTGTTCTCTTCATGTCCCTCTGTACAGTGTGA
- the rnf24 gene encoding RING finger protein 24 produces the protein MSSDFPHYSFRMPNIGFQNLPLNIYIVVFGTAIFVFILSLLFCCYLIRLRHQAHKELYAYKQVIQKEKVKEPNLHEICAVCLEEFKQKDELGICPCKHAFHRKCLIKWLEVRKVCPLCNMPVLQLAQQAGGMEPALPIQQPLPGIENLV, from the exons ATGAGCTCCGATTTCCCACACTACAGTTTCAGGATGCCAAATATAGGGTTCCAGAACCTTCCCCTTAATATCTACATTGTGGTGTTTGGGACAGCCATCtttgtcttcatcctcagcctcctcttctgctgctaCTTAATAAG GTTACGGCACCAGGCGCACAAAGAGCTATATGCATACAAACAA GTCATTCAGAAGGAAAAAGTCAAAGAGCCAAATTTGCATGAG ATATGTGCGGTGTGCTTGGAGGAGTTCAAACAGAAAGATGAGCTGGGGAtttgtccatgtaaacatgccTTTCACAGGAA GTGCCTCATTAAATGGTTGGAGGTGAGGAAAGTGTGTCCATTGTGCAACATGCCCGTGTTGCAGCTCGCTCAGCAGGCCGGAGGCATGGAGCCCGCCTTGCCAATACAGCAGCCTCTGCCCGGCATCGAGAACCTGGTGTAG